One part of the Raphanus sativus cultivar WK10039 chromosome 7, ASM80110v3, whole genome shotgun sequence genome encodes these proteins:
- the LOC108814690 gene encoding inactive TPR repeat-containing thioredoxin TTL3-like translates to MAENPIEKRSRRGLLGFVFGRRGLWSKKCTADNGNKTPMRSSNASAPCTSNIQFTKSPCTEPNPKKLQEHKVSPEPIQNQTQMQRPVSKPSSHQYPNNNNPGPVQQQARKVVPREAFGLSGELESMIMDNQKAKGMMFGSLGNLKQPGATAVGNQTMVQNSGYGKKTTTSVSNNQDQSGSLCRAISTRMDPETLKIMGNEDYKNGNFVEALALYDAAIAVDPKKAAYRSNKSAALTALGRILEAVFECREAIRMEPHYHRAHHRLANLYLRLGEVEKSIYHIKHSGPETDQEDISKAKTVQTHLNKCTEAKRLRDWNTLIKETRNTIASGADAAPQVYALQAEAFLKSYRHQEADDALSRCPVFDVEMNTKYYGPIGYAGFLVVWAQVHMSSGRFGEAVEAIQLAAKLDRNNREVSMVHRRVQAVTAARSKGNDFFKAGRFQEASAAYGEGLDHDSRNSVLLCNRAACLFKMGQFDRAIEDSTSALTVRPAYAKARLRRADCNAKLGNWELAIGDYEILRKETPEDDQVIRGLMEAQNHIVKRRGHENL, encoded by the exons ATGGCAGAAAATCCGATAGAGAAAAGGTCACGTCGTGGATTGTTAGGTTTTGTGTTTGGCAGACGTGGCTTGTGGTCCAAGAAATGTACAGCGGACAATGGTAATAAAACCCCAATGCGTAGCAGCAACGCCTCCGCACCTTGCACCTCTAATATTCAATTCACCAAATCACCTTGTACCGAACCAAATCCCAAGAAGCTTCAAGAACATAAAGTCTCACCCGAGCCGATCCAGAACCAGACACAAATGCAAAGACCTGTTTCAAAACCCTCATCGCATCAATACCCTAATAATAACAACCCAGGACCGGTCCAACAACAGGCGAGGAAGGTGGTGCCTAGGGAAGCTTTCGGCTTATCAGGTGAGCTTGAGAGTATGATCATGGACAATCAGAAAGCCAAAGGGATGATGTTTGGTAGCCTTGGGAACTTGAAGCAGCCCGGCGCAACAGCGGTTGGGAATCAAACCATGGTTCAAAACAGTGGATACGGTAAGAAGACAACAACATCGGTTTCAAATAACCAGGACCAGTCAGGATCTCTGTGTAGGGCGATATCGACGAGAATGGATCCAGAAACGTTAAAGATAATGGGGAATGAAGATTACAAGAACGGGAACTTCGTAGAGGCTTTAGCATTGTATGATGCTGCCATAGCCGTCGATCCGAAAAAGGCGGCTTATCGTAGCAACAAAAGCGCGGCATTAACAGCATTAGGGAGAATCCTTGAAGCTGTATTCGAGTGTAGAGAAGCAATCAGAATGGAGCCTCATTACCATAGAGCTCACCATCGGTTAGCTAACTTGTACCTCAG GTTAGGAGAAGTGGAGAAGTCAATATATCATATCAAGCATTCAGGTCCAGAAACAGACCAAGAAGACATTTCAAAGGCCAAAACGGTGCAGACGCATCTCAACAAATGCACAGAAGCCAAAAGATTGCGTGACTGGAACACTCTGATTAAAGAAACGAGAAACACCATAGCTTCAGGGGCAGATGCAGCTCCTCAGGTATATGCATTGCAAGCAGAGGCGTTTTTGAAGAGTTACAGACATCAAGAGGCTGATGATGCTTTGTCTAGATGTCCTGTTTTTGATGTTGAAATGAACACTAAATATTACGGACCGATCGGTTACGCCGGTTTCTTGGTCGTCTGGGCTCAGGTTCACATGTCTTCCGGCAG ATTTGGAGAAGCGGTTGAGGCGATTCAGCTAGCAGCCAAGCTGGACAGGAACAATAGAGAGGTAAGTATGGTTCACCGGCGTGTACAGGCGGTTACTGCGGCCCGGTCCAAAGGCAACGATTTCTTCAAAGCGGGACGGTTTCAAGAAGCTAGCGCAGCATATGGAGAAGGACTAGACCACGACTCAAGAAACTCGGTTTTGCTATGTAACCGAGCGGCTTGTCTATTCAAAATGGGACAGTTTGATAGAGCCATCGAAGATTCCACGTCAGCACTTACAGTCCGTCCTGCTTACGCAAAGGCTCGACTGAGAAGGGCAGATTGTAACGCTAAG CTTGGGAACTGGGAGTTAGCGATTGGAGACTACGAGATATTGAGAAAAGAGACACCGGAAGACGACCAAGTGATCAGAGGATTAATGGAGGCTCAGAATCACATCGTGAAACGCCGTGGACATGAGAATCTTTAA
- the LOC108814693 gene encoding aspartic proteinase-like protein 1 isoform X1 yields the protein MASRSAFLLFFFILSLAAERSLASSVFSSRLIHRFSDEGRASIKPPEPFPEKRSFEYYRFLASIDSRRQRMNLGAKSQSLVPSEGSKTISTGNDFGWLHYTWIDIGTPSVSFLVALDSGSDLLWIPCNCLQCAPLSSTYYTSLATKDLNEYNPSASSTSKGFLCSHKLCESAPSCESPREQCPYTVDYASNNTSSSGLLVEDVLHLAYSANASSSVKARLVVGCGKKQSGDFLDGSAPDGVMGLGPGDISVPSFLSKAGLMRNSFSMCFDEEDSGRIYFGDMGPSTQQSTRFLPYHNEFVAYIVGVEACCIGNSCLKQTNFTTLIDSGQSFTFLPQVVYREVALEIDSHINATAKKVEDGPWEYCYETSVEPKVPAIKLKFSSNNTFVIHKPLFVLQRNQGLVQFCLPIRASEQGIGYGVIGQNYMRGYRIVFDRESMKLGWSPSKCQEDKIAPPQEASPGSTSSPNPLPTEEQQSRSHAVSPAIAGKTPSKTSSSTSLPPCCFSSMRLFNSLLVLLLLLRGVASYM from the exons ATGGCGTCACGATCTGCTTTTCTACTCTTCTTCTTTATACTCTCTCTAGCCGCGGAGAGGAGTCTAGCCTCCTCCGTCTTTTCCTCGAGGCTGATCCACCGCTTCTCCGACGAAGGCAGAGCGTCGATTAAGCCTCCGGAGCCCTTCCCGGAGAAGCGGAGCTTTGAGTATTACCGTTTTCTCGCGAGTATTGATTCAAGAAGACAGAGGATGAATCTCGGTGCCAAGTCTCAGTCCCTTGTTCCATCAGAAGGAAGCAAGACGATTTCTACCGGAAACGACTTTGGAtg GCTACATTACACGTGGATCGACATTGGGACACCGAGTGTATCGTTTCTTGTGGCGTTAGATTCCGGAAGCGACCTTCTTTGGATTCCTTGCAACTGTCTGCAGTGCGCTCCCTTATCTTCCACTTACTACACCAGCCTG GCTACTAAAGATCTGAACGAGTACAATCCATCAGCTTCAAGCACCAGCAAGGGGTTTCTCTGCAGCCATAAGCTGTGTGAGTCAGCTCCAAGCTGTGAGAGTCCGAGGGAGCAGTGTCCGTACACTGTTGACTACGCTAGTAACAACACCTCCAGCTCGGGATTGCTTGTTGAGGATGTCTTGCATCTTGCGTATAGTGCCAACGCTTCTTCCTCTGTCAAGGCTCGACTTGTTGTAgg ATGTGGTAAGAAGCAGAGTGGTGACTTTTTGGATGGGTCTGCTCCAGATGGTGTGATGGGGTTAGGACCTGGAGACATCTCTGTTCCGAGTTTTCTTTCTAAAGCAGGACTCATGCGTAACTCTTTCTCCATGTGCTTTGATGAGGAGGACTCGGGAAGGATTTACTTTGGTGACATGGGACCGTCCACGCAGCAATCAACACGTTTCCTTCCGTACCACAACGAATT tGTAGCCTACATTGTGGGTGTTGAGGCTTGTTGTATTGGCAATTCGTGTCTAAAGCAGACGAATTTCACAACCCTTATTGACAGTGGACAGTCATTTACTTTTCTACCTCAAGTAGTATACAGAGAAGTTGCACTGGAGATTGATAGTCATATAAACGCTACTGCTAAGAAGGTTGAAGATGGCCCATGGGAGTACTGCTATGAAACTAG TGTTGAGCCAAAGGTACCAGCGATCAAACTCAAGTTTTCGTCCAATAACACATTCGTGATCCACAAACCTTTGTTTGTACTCCAACGAAATCAG GGGCTTGTTCAGTTTTGCTTGCCTATCAGAGCTAGTGAACAAGGCATTGGATATGGAGTCATAGGAC AGAACTACATGAGAGGGTACCGAATAGTTTTCGACAGAGAGAGCATGAAGCTTGGCTGGTCACCTTCCAAAT GTCAAGAGGATAAGATAGCGCCACCTCAGGAAGCTTCACCAGGAAGCACTTCATCGCCAAATCCACTGCCAACAGAAGAGCAACAAAGCAGAAGCCATGCGGTTTCTCCAGCAATTGCAGGTAAAACTCCTTCCAAAACATCGTCATCAACATCATTACCACCATGCTGCTTCTCTTccatgagattattcaactccCTTCTTGTACTTCTACTTCTTCTACGTGGAGTTGCCTCTTATATGTAG
- the LOC108814693 gene encoding aspartic proteinase-like protein 1 isoform X2, whose amino-acid sequence MASRSAFLLFFFILSLAAERSLASSVFSSRLIHRFSDEGRASIKPPEPFPEKRSFEYYRFLASIDSRRQRMNLGAKSQSLVPSEGSKTISTGNDFGWLHYTWIDIGTPSVSFLVALDSGSDLLWIPCNCLQCAPLSSTYYTSLATKDLNEYNPSASSTSKGFLCSHKLCESAPSCESPREQCPYTVDYASNNTSSSGLLVEDVLHLAYSANASSSVKARLVVGCGKKQSGDFLDGSAPDGVMGLGPGDISVPSFLSKAGLMRNSFSMCFDEEDSGRIYFGDMGPSTQQSTRFLPYHNEFVAYIVGVEACCIGNSCLKQTNFTTLIDSGQSFTFLPQVVYREVALEIDSHINATAKKVEDGPWEYCYETSVEPKVPAIKLKFSSNNTFVIHKPLFVLQRNQFCLPIRASEQGIGYGVIGQNYMRGYRIVFDRESMKLGWSPSKCQEDKIAPPQEASPGSTSSPNPLPTEEQQSRSHAVSPAIAGKTPSKTSSSTSLPPCCFSSMRLFNSLLVLLLLLRGVASYM is encoded by the exons ATGGCGTCACGATCTGCTTTTCTACTCTTCTTCTTTATACTCTCTCTAGCCGCGGAGAGGAGTCTAGCCTCCTCCGTCTTTTCCTCGAGGCTGATCCACCGCTTCTCCGACGAAGGCAGAGCGTCGATTAAGCCTCCGGAGCCCTTCCCGGAGAAGCGGAGCTTTGAGTATTACCGTTTTCTCGCGAGTATTGATTCAAGAAGACAGAGGATGAATCTCGGTGCCAAGTCTCAGTCCCTTGTTCCATCAGAAGGAAGCAAGACGATTTCTACCGGAAACGACTTTGGAtg GCTACATTACACGTGGATCGACATTGGGACACCGAGTGTATCGTTTCTTGTGGCGTTAGATTCCGGAAGCGACCTTCTTTGGATTCCTTGCAACTGTCTGCAGTGCGCTCCCTTATCTTCCACTTACTACACCAGCCTG GCTACTAAAGATCTGAACGAGTACAATCCATCAGCTTCAAGCACCAGCAAGGGGTTTCTCTGCAGCCATAAGCTGTGTGAGTCAGCTCCAAGCTGTGAGAGTCCGAGGGAGCAGTGTCCGTACACTGTTGACTACGCTAGTAACAACACCTCCAGCTCGGGATTGCTTGTTGAGGATGTCTTGCATCTTGCGTATAGTGCCAACGCTTCTTCCTCTGTCAAGGCTCGACTTGTTGTAgg ATGTGGTAAGAAGCAGAGTGGTGACTTTTTGGATGGGTCTGCTCCAGATGGTGTGATGGGGTTAGGACCTGGAGACATCTCTGTTCCGAGTTTTCTTTCTAAAGCAGGACTCATGCGTAACTCTTTCTCCATGTGCTTTGATGAGGAGGACTCGGGAAGGATTTACTTTGGTGACATGGGACCGTCCACGCAGCAATCAACACGTTTCCTTCCGTACCACAACGAATT tGTAGCCTACATTGTGGGTGTTGAGGCTTGTTGTATTGGCAATTCGTGTCTAAAGCAGACGAATTTCACAACCCTTATTGACAGTGGACAGTCATTTACTTTTCTACCTCAAGTAGTATACAGAGAAGTTGCACTGGAGATTGATAGTCATATAAACGCTACTGCTAAGAAGGTTGAAGATGGCCCATGGGAGTACTGCTATGAAACTAG TGTTGAGCCAAAGGTACCAGCGATCAAACTCAAGTTTTCGTCCAATAACACATTCGTGATCCACAAACCTTTGTTTGTACTCCAACGAAATCAG TTTTGCTTGCCTATCAGAGCTAGTGAACAAGGCATTGGATATGGAGTCATAGGAC AGAACTACATGAGAGGGTACCGAATAGTTTTCGACAGAGAGAGCATGAAGCTTGGCTGGTCACCTTCCAAAT GTCAAGAGGATAAGATAGCGCCACCTCAGGAAGCTTCACCAGGAAGCACTTCATCGCCAAATCCACTGCCAACAGAAGAGCAACAAAGCAGAAGCCATGCGGTTTCTCCAGCAATTGCAGGTAAAACTCCTTCCAAAACATCGTCATCAACATCATTACCACCATGCTGCTTCTCTTccatgagattattcaactccCTTCTTGTACTTCTACTTCTTCTACGTGGAGTTGCCTCTTATATGTAG
- the LOC108815891 gene encoding uncharacterized protein LOC108815891: MGYGKHRRSKGGNSNPGQTSRTENPGREDESLPHDQESEDEAQVPNVQLAMWDFGQCDAKRCTGRKLARFNLLKELRVNTGFGGVVLSPVGRQCVSKEDYALIKRKGLAVVDCSWARLTDVPFAKLRCTAPRLLPWLVAANPVNYGRPCELSCVEALSAALILCGEEETANLLLEKFKWGHAFLSLNKDILKEYSKCENSAEIISVQNSWLTQQTQISKLPAPLKEHVREEGDESEDDDGLPPLERNMNHIQLEDSDEDDEDEDEDDDLPPLERNMNHIKLEDSEEDDDNKSED; the protein is encoded by the exons ATGGGTTACGGTAAGCATAGGCGATCCAAAGGTGGCAATTCGAATCCAGGCCAAACCAGTAGGACTGAGAATCCTGGAag GGAAGATGAATCGCTTCCTCATGATCAAG AGTCTGAGGATGAAGCGCAAGTTCCAAATGTTCAATTGGCAATGTGG gaCTTTGGTCAGTGTGATGCAAAGAGGTGCACTGGTCGTAAGCTTGCTAGATTCAACTTGTTAAAA GAGTTACGTGTGAACACTGGCTTCGGAGGTGTGGTTTTAag TCCAGTTGGTAGACAATGTGTTTCCAAGGAAGACTATGCtttgattaaaagaaaaggaTTAGCTGTAGTTGATTGTTCTTGGGCTCGTTTAACTGATGTCCCCTTTGCTAAGCTGCGTTGCACCGCTCCTCGTCTCT TGCCATGGTTAGTAGCAGCTAATCCAGTGAATTATGGAAGGCCTTGTGAGCTTTCTTGTGTGGAGGCTTTATCTGCAGCTTTAATTCTATG TGGAGAGGAGGAGACTGCGAATCTTTTGCTAGAGAAATTTAAATGGGGTCATGCCTTTTTGTCTCTCAACAA GGATATTCTTAAGGAGTACTCCAAATGCGAGAATAGTGCTGAGATCATCTCAGTGCAAAATTCTTGGCTTACTCAGCAAACTCAGATCTCAAAACTACCAGCTCCCCTCAAAGAAC ATGTTAGGGAAGAAGGTGATGAATCTGAGGATGATGATGGTCTCCCTCCTCTAGAGAGGAACATGAACCATATCCAATTGGAAGACAGTgacgaagatgatgaagatgaagatgaagatgatgatctcCCTCCTCTAGAGAGGAATATGAACCATATCAAGTTGGAAGAcagtgaagaagatgatgacaaCAAGAGTGAGGATTAA
- the LOC108814660 gene encoding transcription factor TGA4: MNTYTTTSSHFVPPTRFEIYDPLNQISTMWEESFKNNNGGFYTPNSVIIPSNEKPDSLSEDGTGGTPHKFDQEASTSRHPDKTQRRLAQNREAARKSRLRKKAYVQQLETSRLKLIHLEQELDRARQQGFYASNRVDTNPLSFPDDMGSGIVAFEMEYGHWVEKQNRQISELRSVLHGQVSDVELRLLVDNAMKHYFQLFRMKSAAAKLDVFYIMSGMWKTSAERFFLWIGGFRPSELLKVLLPHFDPMMDQQVLDVCNLRQSCQQAEDAVSQGMEKLQHTLAESVAAGELGEGSYVPQITCAIERLEALVSFVNQADNLRHETLQQMHRILTTRQAARGLLALGEYFQRLRALSSSWETRQREPT, encoded by the exons ATGAATACTTATACAACAACTTCGTCACATTTTGTTCCACCGACAAGGTTTGAAATCTACGACCCTCTCAACCAAATAAGTACTATGTGGGAAGAAAGTTTCAAGAACAATAATGGAGGCTTCTATACTCCTAACTCTGTCATCATCCCCTCAAACGAAAAACCAGACAGCTTG AGTGAAGATGGAACAGGAGGGACTCCTCACAAGTTTGACCAAGAGGCTTCCACATCTAGACATCCTGATAAG ACACAGAGACGGCTTGCACAGAATCGTGAAGCTGCTAGGAAAAGTCGTCTGCGTAAGAAA GCTTATGTTCAGCAGCTAGAGACAAGCCGGTTGAAGCTAATTCATTTAGAGCAAGAACTTGATCGTGCTAGACAACAG GGTTTCTATGCGAGCAACCGTGTAGATACTAATCCTCTTAGTTTCCCAGATGACATGGGCTCAG GGATTGTTGCATTTGAGATGGAGTATGGACACTGGGTGGAAAAACAGAACAGGCAAATAAGCGAGCTAAGAAGTGTTTTACACGGACAAGTTAGCGATGTAGAACTTCGTTTGCTAGTTGACAATGCAATGAAACACTACTTTCAACTCTTCCGAATGAAGTCAGCTGCTGCAAAACTAGATGTCTTCTACATCATGTCTGGAATGTGGAAAACTTCAGCAGAACGGTTCTTCTTGTGGATAGGTGGGTTTAGACCCTCGGAGCTTCTCAAg GTTCTGTTGCCGCATTTTGATCCTATGATGGATCAACAAGTGTTGGATGTATGTAACTTGAGGCAATCATGTCAACAAGCGGAAGATGCAGTATCTCAAGGTATGGAGAAACTGCAACATACATTAGCAGAGAGTGTAGCAGCTGGGGAACTCGGTGAAGGAAGTTATGTTCCTCAAATAACTTGTGCTATCGAGAGATTGGAGGCTTTGGTCAGCTTTGTTAATCAG GCTGATAATCTGAGACATGAGACATTGCAACAGATGCATCGGATCTTAACCACGAGACAAGCGGCTAGAGGATTGTTAGCATTAGGTGAATATTTCCAAAGGCTTAGAGCTTTAAGCTCGAGTTGGGAAACACGGCAACGTGAACCAACATAA